The following coding sequences are from one Thermoplasmatales archaeon window:
- a CDS encoding replication factor C large subunit, whose translation MNWTEKYRPKSLKDIVGNSEAILELKKWAEEWESNKPEKKAVILYGKPGVGKTSSAYALANDFGWYVIELNASDERSRGVIEEVALAGAVNEAIGYGTSGEWKEGVKKLILLDEADNLYEREGDFGGKKAIIETIKKSKQPIIIIANDLYELFRNAEEMRKICKLIEFKKIRNDEIVGLLKKICANEGIICDENLLYVIANRSGGDLRSAINDLQSISYSKRIGREMLSFLGYRDREMNIFEGIIKIFEAKDIKKAVRTAREIDEEPESLILWIDENLPHLFHFSDLPSAYYYLSRADVFLGRRWKRQYYGMWSYASDLMSGCVAISRRKEVKGRACYFPRWLREMAKSKAIRQAKLSAAKKIGEKIHASSKKTLEIVEILRNLLISDEGIKILAKFDLSEDEISAILSIDKEKAREIYENVKKYEMKGKQSYLFQF comes from the coding sequence ATGAATTGGACAGAAAAATACAGGCCAAAAAGTTTAAAAGATATTGTCGGTAACTCTGAGGCAATTCTTGAACTAAAAAAATGGGCAGAAGAATGGGAAAGCAATAAGCCAGAGAAGAAAGCAGTAATATTATATGGCAAGCCAGGCGTAGGGAAAACATCTTCCGCATATGCCCTTGCAAATGATTTTGGATGGTATGTGATAGAACTAAATGCGAGCGATGAAAGAAGCAGAGGCGTTATTGAGGAGGTTGCGCTGGCGGGCGCGGTAAATGAAGCAATTGGCTATGGAACAAGCGGAGAATGGAAGGAGGGAGTGAAAAAACTCATTCTTCTTGATGAGGCGGATAATTTATATGAGAGAGAGGGTGATTTTGGAGGAAAGAAAGCAATAATAGAGACAATAAAGAAAAGCAAACAGCCGATAATAATTATAGCGAATGATTTATACGAGCTTTTTAGAAATGCGGAGGAGATGAGGAAAATTTGCAAGCTGATAGAATTCAAAAAGATAAGAAATGATGAAATTGTTGGTTTATTAAAAAAAATTTGTGCCAATGAGGGTATAATCTGCGATGAAAATTTACTTTATGTAATAGCAAATCGCAGTGGAGGAGATTTGAGAAGTGCAATAAATGATTTGCAATCAATATCATATAGCAAGAGAATAGGAAGGGAAATGCTCTCCTTCTTGGGATATAGGGATAGAGAAATGAATATTTTTGAAGGTATTATAAAGATTTTTGAGGCAAAGGATATTAAAAAAGCGGTAAGAACAGCAAGGGAGATTGATGAAGAACCCGAGAGCTTAATATTATGGATAGATGAAAATTTACCTCATCTATTTCATTTTTCAGATTTGCCATCCGCTTATTATTATTTATCAAGAGCGGATGTTTTTCTCGGTAGAAGATGGAAAAGGCAATATTATGGAATGTGGAGCTATGCAAGTGATTTGATGAGCGGGTGTGTCGCGATTTCAAGGAGAAAGGAGGTAAAAGGTAGGGCATGCTATTTTCCCCGCTGGTTGAGAGAGATGGCGAAAAGTAAGGCAATAAGGCAGGCAAAGCTGAGCGCAGCAAAGAAGATAGGAGAAAAAATTCATGCATCATCTAAAAAAACTCTTGAGATTGTCGAAATTTTGAGAAATTTGTTGATAAGTGATGAAGGAATAAAAATACTTGCAAAATTTGATTTAAGTGAAGATGAAATTTCCGCAATATTGAGCATAGATAAGGAAAAGGCTAGGGAAATATATGAAAATGTTAAAAAATATGAGATGAAGGGCAAGCAATCCTATCTTTTCCAGTTCTAG